One genomic region from Phragmites australis chromosome 1, lpPhrAust1.1, whole genome shotgun sequence encodes:
- the LOC133886773 gene encoding protein IQ-domain 26-like yields the protein MGKAARWFRSLLGGGKEQGKEQRRATAPGSDAIPAYRKRWSFARSSRDSVHATAADAVARGDAAIARAAEAAWLKSMYGGAEREQSKHAIAVAAATAAAADAAVAATQAAVEVVRLTCQGPIFAGGGAVLNPCGCAGAAVKIQTAFRGFLAKKALRALKALVKLQALVRGYLVRKQAAATLQSMQALVRAQATVRAARCRAVPPLPPLHHPPVRPRYSLQERYMDDTRSEHGVPAYSRRLSASIESASYGWYDRSPKIVEMDTGRPKSRLSSLRTSPPVLDAGTGDEWYAQSVSSPLLPCHLPGAPPRIAVPSSRHFPDYDWCALEKPRPATAQCTPRCTQYTPATPAKSVCGAATYSSPNCPNYMSSTQSSGAKSRSQSAPKQRPEAGVVGARKRVPLSEVILEARASLSSVGMHKSCNRVQEAFDFKAAAVSRSDRSSEAAAGRDRDMFLQRRW from the exons ATGGGAAAGGCGGCGCGGTGGTTTCGCAGCTTGCTGGGCGGCGGGAAGGAGCAGGGGAAGGAGCAGAGGCGGGCCACGGCGCCGGGGAGCGACGCTATCCCCGCGTACAGGAAGCGCTGGAGCTTCGCCAGATCTTCGCGGGACTCCGTCCATGCCACGGCGGCGGATGCCGTGGCCAGGGGTGACGCTGCGATCGCGAGGGCGGCCGAGGCAGCGTGGCTCAAGTCGATGTACGGCGGGGCGGAGCGGGAGCAGAGCAAGCAcgccatcgccgtcgccgcggCCACTGCAGCGGCTGCGGACGCGGCCGTGGCCGCGACACAGGCCGCCGTTGAGGTCGTGCGTCTCACCTGCCAGGGTCCTATTTTCGCCGGCGGAGGCGCCGTCCTGAACCCCTGCGGCTGCGCCGGCGCTGCCGTCAAGATCCAGACGGCCTTCCGAGGCTTCTTG GCCAAGAAGGCGCTGCGAGCTCTCAAGGCACTGGTGAAACTGCAGGCGCTGGTGCGGGGCTACCTGGTGCGGAAGCAGGCGGCCGCCACGCTGCAGAGCATGCAGGCGCTTGTCCGCGCGCAGGCCACCGTCCGCGCCGCCCGGTGTCGCGCCGTGCCCCCTCTGCCGCCTCTCCACCACCCTCCCGTCCGACCCCGCTACTCGTTG CAAGAACGGTACATGGACGACACGCGGAGCGAGCACGGCGTGCCGGCGTACAGCCGCCGCCTGTCCGCGAGCATCGAGTCGGCGTCCTACGGCTGGTACGACCGGAGCCCCAAGATCGTGGAAATGGACACCGGCCGGCCCAAGTCGCGCTTGTCCTCGCTCCGGACGAGCCCCCCGGTGCTCGACGCCGGAACCGGCGACGAGTGGTACGCGCAGTCCGTGTCGTCGCCCCTCCTGCCGTGCCACCTCCCCGGCGCGCCCCCGCGCATCGCGGTGCCGAGCTCGCGCCACTTCCCGGACTACGACTGGTGCGCGCTGGAGAAGccgaggccggcgacggcgcAGTGCACGCCCCGGTGCACGCAGTACACGCCGGCGACCCCGGCCAAGAGTGTGTGCGGCGCGGCCACCTACTCGTCGCCGAACTGCCCGAACTACATGTCGAGCACGCAGTCGTCGGGCGCGAAGTCCCGGTCTCAGAGCGCGCCGAAGCAGCGGCCGGAGGCCGGCGTGGTGGGCGCGCGGAAGCGGGTGCCGCTAAGCGAGGTGATCCTGGAGGCCCGGGCGAGCTTGAGCAGCGTAGGCATGCATAAGTCCTGCAACCGGGTGCAGGAGGCATTCGACTTCAAGGCGGCCGCCGTGAGCCGCTCCGACCGCTcgtcggaggcggcggccgggagGGACCGGGACATGTTCTTGCAGAGGAGATGGTGA